The Pseudomonas sp. IAC-BECa141 genome contains the following window.
TCGAAACGAATCATGAACGCTCCCGCTCGGCGAACAATGCCTGGACAAAGGGTTCGGCTTCAAAGGTACGCAGATCGTCGATGCCTTCACCGACGCCGATGTAGCGGATCGGCAGGCCGAATTGCTTGGCCAGGGCGAAAATCACCCCGCCCTTGGCGGTGCCGTCGAGCTTGGTCAGCGCCAGGCCGGTCAGTTCGACGGTCTGGTTGAATTGCTTGGCCTGGTTGATGGCGTTCTGACCGGTGCCGGCGTCGAGCACCAGCAGCACTTCGTGCGGCGCATCGGCGTCGAGCTTGCCGATCACCCGGCGAACCTTCTTCAGTTCTTCCATCAGGTTGTCTTTGGTGTGCAGACGACCAGCGGTGTCGGCGATCAGCACATCGATGCCACGGGCCTTGGCGGCCTGCACGGCGTCGAAGATCACCGAAGCCGAGTCCGCGCCCGTGTGCTGGGCGATCACCGGAATCTTGTTGCGCTCGCCCCAGACCTGCAATTGCTCGACAGCTGCGGCACGGAAAGTGTCACCGGCGGCCAGCATGACTTTCTTGCCTTCCAGCTGCAGCTTCTTCGCCAACTTGCCGATGGTGGTGGTTTTGCCGGCGCCGTTGACGCCGACCACCAGAATCACGAACGGCTTGTTCTGGGAAGCGATTTTCAGTGGCTGTTCGACCGGCTTGAGCATTGCGGCCAGCTCGGCCTGCAGGGATTTGTACAAGGCGTCGGAATCGGCCAGCTCTTTACGTGCGACCTTCTGGGTCAGACGCTGGATGATCACCGAAGTCGCCTCGACGCCGACGTCGGCCGTCAGCAGGCGGGTTTCGAGATCGTCGAGAAGATCGTCATCAATGGCTTTCTTGCCGAGGAACAGGCTGGCCATGCCTTCGCCAATACTGGCGCTGGTCTTGGACAGGCCTTGCTTGAGGCGGGCGAAGAAGCCGGCCTTGGTTTCCTCGGTGCGCGGGGCCTCGACCGGGGTTTCCACAAGAGCGACTGGCGCTACGGCGACTGGTGCAGGTGCAGGTGCAGGTGCAGGTGCAGGTGCAGGCTCGGGCGTTTCAACAATCGGGGCAACCGGGGCAGCAACCACAGGTTCTGGAATGACAGGAGCGGCTTCCACCACTGGCGCCTGAGCAGGTTCCGGCGTAAACGCAACCGGCGCAGGAATCGGCGGCGTAACGTGCGGCGCGGCCTCTTCCACCAGCGCCACCGGCTCTTCCGCCACCGGCAAGGTCAGCCACGGCTCACTGGCCGGGGTCAGCGGCAATTCGGCGGCAGCCGGCGCTTCAGGCTCGGCCTCGGCCACCGGTTGCAACACCGGCTCGGCGATCGGCAGCACAACCGGTGCCGGCGCTTCTTCTAATACGGGAGCAGGCGCGGGGGCTGGCTCAGGAATGGCAGTCGGCTGTTCGATGACGGGTTCCTGCGGTTTCTTGCGCAGCCATCCGAACAGGCTTTTCTTCTCGCCAGCCGCAGCTGGGGTCTTCTTGTCGTCGTTGGAACCAAACATGGAGGACGGCTATCTCACGGTAGCGACGCGCCACAGGGGCGCCCCGGCAAATAAATATTCGATGCAGAACAGACTGTGTTTCACCCAGCTTGTTCACGCGCAACATTTTGTCGAGGCACCAACGGCACCTCAAAGGAATCGTTTTAATGAAGGACTGGCCGGCAAAATCGGCGAAAAAGCGAAGTTTAGCTGATAAACCAAAGCCTTCTGCCGCAAACCCATACAACCTGATCAGGTTTCAAAACCGGATAGGCGTGGTCGCCGGTAAAACGGATCAGTATCCTAGCACCCTCTCGCCCGCCGACGCTAAGACCAAGCGGGCAGCCCAACAGGTTTAAAAACGAATGAATGCTCTAGCCCGCCGCGCCGCAGGCCTGCTGCTCAGCACAGTCTGCCTGCCCCTTTCGGCCCTGGCGGCCGATCCGCAACCGACTCACGAATTTACCCTCGACAACGGCCTGAAGGTCGTCGTGCGCGAAGACCATCGCGCGCCGGTGGTGGTGTCGCAGGTCTGGTACAAGGTCGGTTCCAGCTACGAAACCCCGGGCCAGACCGGTCTGTCCCACGCCCTCGAGCACATGATGTTCAAGGGCAGCGAAAAAGTCGGCCCCGGCGAAGCTTCGCTGATCCTGCGCGACCTCGGCGCCGAAGAGAACGCCTTCACCAGCGACGACTTCACCGCTTATTACCAGGTGCTGGCCCGCGACCGTCTGGGCGTGGCCTTCGAACTGGAAGCCGACCGCATGGCCAGCCTGCGGCTGCCGGCCGACGAGTTCGCCAAGGAAATCGAAGTCATCAAGGAAGAGCGCCGCCTGCGCACCGACGACAAGCCGATGTCCAAGGCCTACGAGCGCTACAAGGCCATGGCCTACCCGGCCAGCGGTTATCACACGCCGACCATCGGCTGGATGGCCGACCTTGAGCGGATGAAGGTC
Protein-coding sequences here:
- the ftsY gene encoding signal recognition particle-docking protein FtsY; this encodes MFGSNDDKKTPAAAGEKKSLFGWLRKKPQEPVIEQPTAIPEPAPAPAPVLEEAPAPVVLPIAEPVLQPVAEAEPEAPAAAELPLTPASEPWLTLPVAEEPVALVEEAAPHVTPPIPAPVAFTPEPAQAPVVEAAPVIPEPVVAAPVAPIVETPEPAPAPAPAPAPAPVAVAPVALVETPVEAPRTEETKAGFFARLKQGLSKTSASIGEGMASLFLGKKAIDDDLLDDLETRLLTADVGVEATSVIIQRLTQKVARKELADSDALYKSLQAELAAMLKPVEQPLKIASQNKPFVILVVGVNGAGKTTTIGKLAKKLQLEGKKVMLAAGDTFRAAAVEQLQVWGERNKIPVIAQHTGADSASVIFDAVQAAKARGIDVLIADTAGRLHTKDNLMEELKKVRRVIGKLDADAPHEVLLVLDAGTGQNAINQAKQFNQTVELTGLALTKLDGTAKGGVIFALAKQFGLPIRYIGVGEGIDDLRTFEAEPFVQALFAERERS